CAAACCcgtccaccatgataaggtgacggctcagaGAGGGtaactccatcgttctgctgggggacttcaatgatcacgtgggcaatgacagtgaggaCACTCACttcactctggtgaagagaggggcggagctgtcaactgatcaccacctggtggtatattggctccgatggtgggggaggatgccggtccaacctggcaggcccaaacgtgtTGTGAGTGTCTGCTGAGAGCGTCTGGCAGAAtttcctgtcagaaggagtttcaactcccacctgcggcagaacttcacccacgtcccggggAAGGCGGGGggcattgagtccgagtggaccatgttctgcacctccattgctgagccgGCTGACTGTGTGAGGTGGTAAGCTCATTGAGAAAAGACTTCcagatggctttgaggaaattctggtccaccgtccggcgtctcaggagggggaagcagtgcactgtcaacactgtgtatagtggggatggggtgcggctgacctcgactcgggacgttgtcaGTCTGTAGAGATAATACTTCCAAGACCTCTTCatttccaccgacacgccttcccatgaggaaccAGAGTCGGGGATCTCTGAGGCGTGCTCTCCTATCtccaccgaggtggttaaaaaaagctcctctgtggcaaaaCCCCAAAGGTGGATGAGATTGCCCGGTGTTCCGAAAGGCTctagatgttgtggggctgtcctggttgacacgtctctgcaacatcgcgtggacatcgagaACAGTGCCTCAGTGAAAACAGCGCTGCCGCCGCCACTCAAAATGTGCGATTATGGGTGTGGTTGTTGAGTGAGCACATTGGAGAGCCATTCAGCAGCAGATATGCACATATCTATGTCAAGCTCTGAGTTTTATGTCCAAGTGACGCCAATCTAAATTTCCTAGTAATTCACTTCATTTAAATGAGATATCAGCTTCCTCTCAAATATTCCTCGGCTCTTCTTCACATTGATATTTGGACCTCATATTAGTCAACCGCATTTAAAATAATGTAGATAGATTCTGGAAGCACCTGCACTTTAACTTGTTTGTGTGTTCTAGATGGTGTAAATCAAGCAGGGACTGTGTACAAGCCAATTTAGTGAGCTGGTGAGTTGAGTATCATCATGGCAGATGGATGTAATGATGACGATGTCATTCACCTAGCAAGTTTCAACATCCACCGAAGCCAAGGTAAATTgggacaaaataatacaaagatgaaggcatttaaagaaaatatcaaGAACCATAATTTTATTAATCATGCCATGCTGTTTCTAAATTGCCTCTCCAGGATGTCTAACAATATTAATGAATGAGTTTgtttaggctccagcagccgtCAGAGGGAGCTCATCACTATTTCTGATGATTCGGATGAGGAGGCTGTGACTCTGTTACCCAGCAGTCCTGTTTTTTTAGTTCCATATGATGATTCTGAAGATGATGTCAGCATATTAGAGGTGAGTGACAAACAATGCTTCTTTAAAGGAGTGAACCGTTTTTCCTCTTTACGGGGGTTCCAAGCActaagggggggtggggggggggtcatgcaCTGCATCAGAAgaccacacatgcacacaccctTTGACTCTTTTGTTAATGTACAACACCTTCCACTAGAAATGGTAAATTGAAATTTCTTGGAGCAAAATAGGTAAAAAGCCAAGGAGGCTAAATACTTTTGCAAGGCACTGAAGTTGCTACATTGCTGCTAGGTGTCTATGCTAGGTGTTCGCGGGGAGGGGTACGACCACATCCCAAGTCAAACTCTAATAATATTACTGCCATAGTCTTTGGTCAGAGAAGCAGGTAGAAAAGAGGAGTTGGTTGACTGAATGCACACTATTCTCTGACTTGTTAGTACCAAGATAATGTATTTGTTAAAGACACATATTTGAATTAGCTACTTTATTTCTTCATCTCACGCTGACAAACTAATTTCCAAGGcagtaatgtttaaaaaatatggggaattgctgaaacgtttttaATATATCAGctgatatttcactatgacagagtggaaatattaaactcattcactgccagcccttcCAGTTAACATGTTAACCTTGACAACAGCGAAATCACACATAATATGATGACAATTAGAAAATATAAGCCTAATTATTTATTCTGCAACTATCCACTGTTTCAGCCtctattgaagaaaaaaaaaatgacggtcattatgtcactgaaaacatccaaagttttttttaaagggacagttaccccataatgacagagtggacagcaatttcagggacacttccaaaatgttgaatatgagcagaaaaatacaatacagtggaaGCTCGATAGAAGGGGTTAAGGCtacattcacactgcagggcacgATGCCCAATTcggatttttttgttaaatacgaTCTTTTTATGCAGTcgtttacattacaaaaacaaatgcggctTCTATTGTGGAAGGAACACGTCTGTTTTGGCAAAAGCATGCATACAAAACCGGACGTCACAGTGCGCATGCGCACAACTGCGAGGCAAGTAAATGCGGTCCCTCGCAGAGGTCTTGTCATGACGCACTTGTGGCGATTTCACAtattatccaaacttaccacaccggtgtgcttggtcatggggacattgttgacgtacagtactcatcgtaggcaagtcactttcatgagccgtgaggaattagCGTGCAtactagttccaaatctgtgaCAAAAAGTGAACGGCTTCTcagaaaaaaactgttactgtacaaaAATAGCAAGTTCCAGACTCTAAAGACATGTTTTGTACTCCTCATCACTGTAGCCTTgacgctctctctctttctgctcGATGTACAATAGATATACCATCttcacatggccgccatgtcAGTCCCCCatattcaacatggccaccacataggcacgggatGATCTAGTATTATTGTATATCTCTGACCCGGCAATACTTTcttcccattctctgcctgcattgcgcttcagcgccagtaaacaacagcggcgaattctggaactaacagactttgtcaacggcattttaagtgacaaatggaaactacttTTGGGctcattgttcagtcccgacagtTTGTTTTAAccgtgacaaatggaaactactttcggacacattgttcagtcctgaCGGTCCGTTTGATCCAATATCCCTTATATTTTTACGTTTTATCGTTTTccatattttgtaaattatgtcaagaagaaattatgtcaagaacattactgtgGGACAGTTATTATATCCtattattatgtaataggataaaaataattctggatACTGTTCAATTGCGCACCATAATCATGACTCTATAGttgtaattgttaataaattatggcttcaatatttattttaatgtatttcttaGGGTTTGGCTCTGTTCATCACTTAACCGTTAGGGTATGCACTTAAACATGCCCAGTCTGCCGGAAATCAAGAAGGCGTGAAGAAACGTGATGTCATGTGGAATGGATACAATGCGAcgatctgttaaaaaaaaaaaaaaaaaaaaaactacatgacTGATTCTTGAGGATGCCATACTTTGGAAACCCAACTGTCCGAAACACTTAGCTCGGAGAGCGACGCCACTGTAAAACTATTTGGGTTCGCTCATGCTGCTAAAGCTAATTAACTAAACCTCGTGAATCTATCTCGACTGTGATCAACAaactgttctccccgtgcctgcgtgggttttctccgggggctccggtttcctcccacatcccaaaaacatgcatggtaggttgatcgaagactctaaattgcccttaggtgtcaatgtgtgcgcgagtggttgtttgtttatatgtgccctgcgattggctggcgacaagttcagggtgtaccttgcctctcgcccgaagatagctgggataggctccagcacgcccgcgaccatagtgtggataaagcggtacaaaaaagggatggatggaggttacCGGAGCAAAACAGGGTTACGGCTCTCTTTAACGTGATACATGCGTCATCTTCAGGTGATTTTTGTCGTAAATCTATCTTTGTTGTAACATCttttatacacattttgcaGACTACAGTTGTTTCCAAATAACGGGCGTGACTTTTTTTGGGACTATGGCTCCCGAGTTGCTACCATCTTCGCCATGTTGTCGGAATTCTCGCGGAGTAGTgaaaagtatagaaaataaaattgctGATCCCTTTTTCCATATTGAgctttaataaaatattgatcGCATCGAGCTTCTCGATATATCGCCCAGCACTAATTTGAAGTAGTTTTTTAACCAGATTTTATATAggcaatatcacacaaaaacattctccagaaagttttttttttgttctggcacaaaaaaaaaaacacaatttctcCGGAAGCCGTTATAACAAATATGGCCGACTCCCCAAAAATGAGAGAAGTCCAAACCTTCCTTTAAAGGACAAATGATCACCCAAACCAGCCGTCAGTAATACCATCACGCCTCATCCTCCCTTCTCAAGGCAAAGAGAAGTAAATCAACAATCTGAACCCTCTAATATTAGCAATAGCGTGATAAGTCTGATCTGCAAAGCCACAAACTGGTGGATAAAAGAGAATTAGTCCCTTATGAAGGTTCTGTTAACTACGACAAGAGACACCTGTGGGGACCTCCAGACGAGGGGTCTCCTCAGCTTGTGTTTTAGtatgttttcttgaaataaaaattatgaGGCAAGCGGGAGATACGAGAGAATGTTTAAAAGATTCCctccaaattatttttcaagCAATTAGCACACAGCTCCCCTTCTTGTCTCCCGGGAAATTTAAAAGGAGAAGCTCTCGGCCAGCCTCTGAGAGAAGCTCTAGTTCTTGCTCTGGTTCCTGAGCTCTCTGGGTGCTAGGTTTCACCCTAGCTGGTTTAGCTCacaagttttcttttctttctatgTTTATCGCATTTTTGTGTACGTGCCGCTGGCTGGCGTTGTGTGCAGTCGTCACCGAACGATTCTTGGTCGTAAACATCAAAGTGGAACCCTGATTTTTGCTGTAAGGCAAAACCACAGTCTACCCACGTGGTGAGCAGCCATTTGTTCCCAAACCGAGCCAAGGGCGTGTGACCCGCCTAGCCAGCCAGACAGACCTCGGCATAGTTGGTCCCAGAAAATCGATTTTTGGCGAAACTGAACTTGTTTCTTGCTGCAAGTCGGCACTCAGGGCAAACGTCTTCCTCATTGGGCGCAGCATCGTTGGCAGCCATTCAACCCGTGTCAATTTGCCTCCCAATTTGCCTCACCTTTCTTAAGTAGAATATAGATTTtccagacaaacaaacaaagcaatgtGGTGCCCATTTTAACGATACAGATCGTATACTAGGTAATATCCACACTTGAAGAGGCAATTTCAACCAGACTCAGAattttgacagactgtaatttttggggaaattttgTCACATGATGGTTAGTGTCTTTTGGGGCACCatacacaaaatatttactgaACTGTACCAAACTACTACTATACTTAACACATCACAGGCTGCAGTTAATGTCATATtactttatcattattattgctCTCGTAAGCataattgtttgtatttatcTTGAAATGTGGTCTTTTCTGCAACCTCTTTGTAGCAAGTAACTCCAGCGCGCAGACATTTAATACGGCCAGCAGCAAAGTGGAGTGGGGCCTCACAAAACCTTATTGAAGTTGCTGCAAATTCTGTGGGGCTTAGGAACCCatctgccccctctacctccAGAGATGCTATTGCCCACTTGTCTGCAGTCAGCGCATCCATAGTCAGACAACCAAAACCTACAACAAACGCCCAGCAGGCAAAAGCTGGTATGTCACAAGAGATAAAAGTGGAGGACCGATCTGATTGTTCGACTCAAACCCGATCTACCTCCTCACTTGCTCAAGCTGTCACACTAGGAGCGTTTGAAGATGCAGCGCACCTTCAGCCCAGCACATCTGGACTGGCTTGCTCCAAAGGACATTTAGTAACCAGGGCTCAGCCAAGTACATCTCACGGtgttgtttcaaagacactTCCTGCCTCCCCGACGACTCGAGAAAAGGCATGTAAAAGTACCAGCATTAAAGACAATCCTCAGGCAAGTACTTCATCTGCAGAGGCGCAGCCTAAAGCGAGCACATCTACACAGCTTCTGCCTAGTGGGTCAGTGAGAGTAGTAGCCCGTCCTTGCCAGGTGAATAATTTGAAGCCCATCATCCTTCCACAACAACCGAGCATCCAAGCCTTCACTTTGATCACACAGCCTCAGAAGCAGCACACGCCCCAGCCTGTCTTAAATCCCATGCATGGCAATCTTATTCAGATTGAACCCCAACCCCTCGCCCAGGCCCCAGCTCCGGCTCCAGTCCAAGCGCCCCAGGCCCGTCAGGTGGCACCTGTAACACACACTGCAGTGCTAGTAGCTGCAGCCCCTCAGAGGTTAGGACCTCCAGAGGCGGGCCACCAGATCATGTTAGGGAGCCAGTTAGCTGGGAAGGCTGGTTCCAATTCCCGGCCACAGGGTGGCGCCCCCAGTGCGTTTCCACAAATCCAGACCAATACAAATTTAAATCCTCCAGCTGGTCTAGCTATGGCAGCTTCAGTTCCCCACAACAGAATAGAGATGCATCACATTCTGGATCTAGACCCAAACCCAGAAAGGGTCAACCCAGTCCCCGGTCTGCTCGCATTCCGTCCTGTTCCTGAGGATATTCCCAGAATAGAAGATGCAAGGCCTGGTCCCTCTCAGCCACAAGAGAGGCTTGAGCTGCAACACCATGTCAGAACCCTCATCACTAGTGTCGTAAGTAGTAAAGTACACctcgtttttgtcattttctctgttttaaatgtctgccctaattttttctctctctctctctctctctctcaagttGGATCTCTTCCCAAATGTCCAAGAAGCCTATGTAGCAGAACTGATTCAAACACATAATGTCAAAGACTTGAATGTgtgagaagcatttttttttaaaaactgtggTTTCTGAAGTGATTTTCTGCACTGCTAATTGTGAGAACACAATGAGAGCATTTGTCTGTGAATTTGGACTAGTATCTGAATGTCAACGAAATGTTTGGATTATTtcatggttgtttgtgtgtggtgaTTTATTGTATTTCACTGCACTTAAACTGATTGGATGAGCTATCTTTAATAGTCTGGCAGCTACTATTGCAAAATCATCATTGTGCCTAACTATAACAGTGCATAGTACACACAGTCATGTTTACATGGACGTTTCCTCTTCTGTTTTCTAGTATCTGTAACCTGCTGTTGGAGAACCCAGAATACCCAAAGACAAGCGCTGCTGCAGCCACAGTAGCGCCCACCAGTATTTTACTCGAGTCCGGAGACAGTAACGCAGAGGTAATTAATGAATGAAGCAGTTTATTTCGAAGACCAAATATAAaattagatgaacaaaaataaattaaaaaagacaaaaaatgagcaaggcaatgTTACTGATGaatggtgcggtgggattctttttagtgtcttaacacctgtaagaacctgtgagttgataatGTTAGTATAAGCTgtgttattagtggtcccagcccaagcaattaaagcctatagtgtgtcAACCGAACTTTTGTGAATGAACACGGGGGGCAGGCCAGCGAGCccgacccaaccagggggatgCCACCCGCTTCCCAGGACACAGGGCAGTCCCTAGCCCAACCAAAGCACTCGACCAGTCCCAACAGGAGGGGCACGGGCACCGCACCACCCTCACCCCACCCATCATGTCCCACCGCTGCCGCCATGGGGCCCCAgtcaccaacagggcccaacgcaagAGCCAGCCGCCACTCGCATACGGTCATAGCCCGCCAAAACACGAGCCCATGTTAAACGCCCGTCATGAGCAAGGATGGGCAAGGGCGCCAAGGGAGGGGGGAGGAAAGCGCGGCCCCAAAGGGACAAGGGGGCGGACCCCATCTCCCAGCGGCCTGACAACCGAAGGGGGGAgcaggccccaggagtcaagccaacagaaatgtgaatacccaccacccaccctattactatggttaccaggtctcCGACTGGCAACTGTTGTCCTTGTAGTGTGAtcgtgtgtgtggtggggtgtcctgcattaaaattggggagactggtggcggtgaggcgagacggtcacagggcaatgATGACTAATTTCAATGAGATAAAAAATATGTGTAAAATAtgctataatttttttttattcttgggGTGGTTTGACAAAAGCGCGTCATAGAAATTATGACACCTGGCAGCTGttataattgttaaaaaaaaatactaattctCCTATAAGctatataaaatacaacataACAATACACCGCCCCCCTTAATACAAGTCAAATAGTATGGTGTATTTTAACCTTGATGTATCTTTTCAGGTAACTGAGGATTTGTTTGATTATGCCAAGCTGGGCCCGGTAGGTCCAGAGACGGTGATGCAGGCCGCAGACTTGCTCATGGCAGACTTCCGGATGATCAGCTGTCAGGACATTAAATGGGCCCTCAATGCCCTGAAAGGACACTATGCAATCACACGCAAGGTAATCACTGTCTCCTACCCCTGCTCGATTCTTGCTCTGAAGTTTACTTCACtttaaaaaagttacattttattcaaCCAAAAGCCAGgatgattgtgtttttttgtcaaaagagaGGTCAATTGGATGGAAGGTGGAATCATGCTTATGTTTGTGCCGTCGTAACAGCAAGTTTAAATAAGTTCAAAGCTCTGTTTGCGTAAATGTACATGATCTGTTTTTacccatttttaaatatttattttcatggggATAATATGCATTCAAGTGCTTGTGGTTTCACTCTGTCCCTCTCACACTCACTCTCTCGTAGGCCTTATTTGAAGCTCTGAAGAAGTTTCAAGAATCAGGCGACCCCTCAGGAAAGCGACGACGAAACAGAATGTCTACTGGGCGCTGCTACATCGATTTCCATTTTGAGCATGGTGAGGGGTAAAAAGCTTTCTCTGTACTTGTGTATGTGAGAATTGATATTGAACCATAGAAGAAGTGTTAATATAGCAGTGTGCTGCCCCCCTGTGTGCTGCAGGTCAGGTAAAGTTTGACAAGAGGATGTACTTTTTGGAGAAGGGTCGACGTTATTGCAGAACTTACAACAGTTTGGAAGCTTCTCTACAAAAGGAGCTTACCTTCTTTCAACAGAAAGCCAAGGAATGGGCAGAGGTATTCTTAAATACAGTTCTTTTTGTCAcgttgttacatttttgttaaaatgcgATTCAATGTGTTGATATTTCCTGTTCTCTTTCCAGCATGAGGACTTCCTCCTGGCACTGCAAGTCAATGAAGATGAATATAAGAAAGTAGGTTTGTTTCACTCTCTATAAgataatataatgtatttttatgtgttTGATTTTTCTACCATGATTGAATAAGAGAAGTACTTTTCCTGATAATTCCTGTTTGTCCAGGATGGCCAGCTGATTGAGTGTGGCTGTTGTTACGGAGAGTTTGCCTTTGAAAAAATGACGCAGTGTTCAGATGGTCACCTGTTCTGTAAAGAGTGCCTCGTCAAATATGCTCAAGAGGCAGTGTTTGGCTCCGGAAAGGTACGTCCACACCACCAATAAGTGATACTTGCAGAGTCCACAGTatccaaaaatatatactacAGGAAGTCGCTGTGTTCTTTAAAATTAACTGAACTAAATAAGGGCccattccatttgttttttttccccagtttaCTGAAGTGATCAGTACGATTGTATGTTGGCCACTTAAAAACTTGTTCAGCACATGTCACCTGAATAATCAATGAGTGGTGCTTTGACGATCTTAAGATTTTCATAGCAGGCCGTCTGCTGTTTAAGAATGAAATtagattttcaaaaaaataggGCCTTTGTTATCCttcaaaattacatttaatccTTAAATTTGACTTTCGAAAGTCTTAAAAATGCCATCGAATCAGTGACAAAAATGGAATTTAAATCTCTCATTGTGTTGTGTCtcatattcatgttttgatgTTTTCAGTCCACCCacataaaaaataaaggaataagTAGCACATCATTTCAGAAAGTAGTATTGAGCCAATATACTGAAGATGTTGAAAAGGAAATTGAAAATGGTCCCAAATGCACACACTGGTTACAGTTAGGTTTGACATTACACCTTTTTAACATTGCATACAAAGTGCAATCTGTTCAAATCTGATTAGATGTAGCCAACGGTATAGggtagtttttttccctctcttttgTAACAATTTGCAAAATACTCTTACCAAACTATTAATGTAAGTAAACAAATTTTGAAATTTGAGTTGTACGTGTTGTTTGTAGTGAAAGCATGAGTAATTTTTCTCTTAAGATCTGTCAGTttctgtatgtgtatgtatttgctTTGCAGTCAGAGCTGAGCTGCATGGAAGCAGGCTGCCTTTGTTCCTACCCAGTCTGTGAACTGGAGAAGGTCCTACCAGAAAACATCCTTTGCAAATATTACGAGAGGCAGGCGGAGGAGGCTATTGCTGCCACTTGCGCGGATGAACTAGTTAGGTAAGCCTGTGTCTGTGTAATCATGTTTATAAACTCAAgcctaatttattgaaatgtaccttTATGGAGGTTATGCTGAGACCAACATTTATTTGACTATTAGATATTAAAGGTCCCACTCCAATGCAGGCTGTGCTGTGATGGCTATGTGTGTACAGCAGGGTGGAGCTTAGTTGTGTTCTATATAGTGCTGCTAAGAAAGATTAGACATCACATTCGGCAGGCTTTGAGAATTTAGACTTTTGAATCGCCTCAttataatcaaaataaaaaaactaacaggAATTCAACCATAATGTATGAGTCTAATGATAGAAATTCTGATAATAGTTCTTGTTGACTGAGAAATGGATAAACAACACTACATATTGACCTTAAAGTATCTTGTGCTTTTACCTacaatatgacaaaatatgGCGTTAACACTGTATATTCTACCATGAGTTAACCCATCTAGCAAAGTGTAGTAACATTGACGCAAAGTAGTAACCTTTTAAGTTGGCTTGTAACATTTGTGTGTGGGCTGCATCATCTTAGATATTGTATAATTGTGGTTTGAACGTTAAAAGTAACATCACTTTCACCCATCTCCCAGGTGTCCCTTCTGCAACTTTCCAGCCTTGCTAGACAAAGATATGTGTCTTTTTAGCTGCCCCAACCCTCGCTGCCGCAAGGTCAGTCCTCTATTTGCTTGATTTCTAccatatagattcattaaagacctgggaaaatacttttcagagggcaattTCCTGGCTAATGtcgacattaaaaataatttacattgtTTGATTGTTAcgtaatattctagtttctagagatggtgaatttggggttttcatgtgctgtaagctataatcaaaattatattttaaaatgatgtaatatttcactctgagtgtgtgtagcGCATCTCtaaaatatgagtttcactttatGAATCAAACTATCTAagttaagcttttgacactattctaatttattgaaatgtacctgtatgGAGGTTATACTGAGGCCGAAATTGGTTTGACTATCAGATACTAAAAGTGAATTTCATTCAATAGGAAATACACACCGGCTCTTGTACAGCCTGTAACATTGTCTCAGCTGTTAAGAAGAATTATCGAAATTAAGTAGGTGACAACATGAATTTGTTGGTCCAAATGCACTGAAAGTGAGTGGTCCAACAAGAATCATGAAGGCTGCAGAGGTCACCCAATGTGTGAGAGCAAGGATTGACAGGGACCAAATGGGTTCCATCTGGAGAGGTCACCGCCTCTTATCACGACCTCTTTGCGCTGTCTGAGGAATGCTGGGGTGTGAGGGATGGTAGGCGGGCAATGCATTTCAGTCTCTAAATCACCTTTATCAGGAGGAAATGCGTACCAACACACATGAATAAAATCTAACCTTTTACCCTCCACATAACACTCCATAACtcactaccttttttttttttttaacctcaaccAAAGAAGTATTTGTGTGAGTGCAAGGAAATGAAATAGTTGTTGATTTCCTTTTCCTGGAGTGTCCCAACGGCAGTTTTTAGCTTCCTTTCGACCCTAGCCCCCAATTGTTGCAACTAGCTGTAGACAACCTCTACATTCTTACCTCCTCAGCCTGGATTCCTTGTTCCTCTCGCATTGTGTTCTGACATTTGAAGATCCAAACACCACCTAATGAGTGACTGGAGCTTCAGTTTTGCCAGCTAGTTGCTCTACCTGTTcaacatcagattttgatgtcGAAAGCCTTGGAGTTTAACTTCTTACGGGATCACATTGAGAATGTAGAGTATCTTGACAGCTTAAAGCAGGAAGTTCCATACAGATGAAGAATTCACCCTGAAACCTGGAGAACTGAATGTAACTGTGATTGTTGATTGACagatatgtatatttatgtctTAAATTTGAGCCAGTGCACTTGGCTTCTCTGAGAAAGGCAGAAATTAactagaattttttttggggggggggttaggaATGCCAATAAATACCTATGATTTGACATCCTGATCCTAAAAATAATGTACTACACAATAATAAGACACATAACAGtgtctataataataataataatagtagtaacagtttcttcccacatcccaaa
This Phycodurus eques isolate BA_2022a chromosome 16, UOR_Pequ_1.1, whole genome shotgun sequence DNA region includes the following protein-coding sequences:
- the rnf216 gene encoding E3 ubiquitin-protein ligase RNF216; translation: MADGCNDDDVIHLASFNIHRSQGSSSRQRELITISDDSDEEAVTLLPSSPVFLVPYDDSEDDVSILEQVTPARRHLIRPAAKWSGASQNLIEVAANSVGLRNPSAPSTSRDAIAHLSAVSASIVRQPKPTTNAQQAKAGMSQEIKVEDRSDCSTQTRSTSSLAQAVTLGAFEDAAHLQPSTSGLACSKGHLVTRAQPSTSHGVVSKTLPASPTTREKACKSTSIKDNPQASTSSAEAQPKASTSTQLLPSGSVRVVARPCQVNNLKPIILPQQPSIQAFTLITQPQKQHTPQPVLNPMHGNLIQIEPQPLAQAPAPAPVQAPQARQVAPVTHTAVLVAAAPQRLGPPEAGHQIMLGSQLAGKAGSNSRPQGGAPSAFPQIQTNTNLNPPAGLAMAASVPHNRIEMHHILDLDPNPERVNPVPGLLAFRPVPEDIPRIEDARPGPSQPQERLELQHHVRTLITSVLDLFPNVQEAYVAELIQTHNVKDLNVICNLLLENPEYPKTSAAAATVAPTSILLESGDSNAEVTEDLFDYAKLGPVGPETVMQAADLLMADFRMISCQDIKWALNALKGHYAITRKALFEALKKFQESGDPSGKRRRNRMSTGRCYIDFHFEHGQVKFDKRMYFLEKGRRYCRTYNSLEASLQKELTFFQQKAKEWAEHEDFLLALQVNEDEYKKDGQLIECGCCYGEFAFEKMTQCSDGHLFCKECLVKYAQEAVFGSGKSELSCMEAGCLCSYPVCELEKVLPENILCKYYERQAEEAIAATCADELVRCPFCNFPALLDKDMCLFSCPNPRCRKESCRKCHVQWKKHVGKTCEQVLEKDEIRMRVLIEERMTAARVRKCVKCGMGLVKSEGCNRMSCRCGSFMCYLCREAITGYNHFCQHARSPGAPCRHCRKCSLWTDPTLDDERNIQEIQKEGEVQLNKKFADNLEKRVGPPPEDIHKSKHPRVGPAPENPPPPLPRHPQAVQAPLFVPPRAHYPPALPQGRLFMMPLPQAPYVPPLPNLLPLNNNNHHHQHLHHHHHHNNRPGDRHPLNMDVFDMPMHYGPAHRFFGHL